One Gloeobacter morelensis MG652769 DNA window includes the following coding sequences:
- a CDS encoding non-ribosomal peptide synthetase → MTTNIDPNRLTSEQKRLALAQLLREKAAEPKQSALSSSQQRLWFLQQLDPESAAFNIPLIICVNAEVCPERLKRALNAVLQRHQVLRSTFELVGGQPVQTVVPALTVALSTTDLRNQLEADWKTQVQRLAQAQAQKPFDLACAPLLRAHLLRLGEVRYVLIVIVHHIVFDGWSTGVLLRELGKVYDADGYPPPTGRPVQYFDFVRWQHERVRGEALETHLAYWKARLQGAPCSLALPTDRPRPAIQTFRGASQPLELSQPVTVALKALAQRAGATPFMALMAAFGVLLHRYSGETDLVIGTNFANRENSDFWGLIGPFSNTIPIRIDLSGDVSFSELLANTREVSLEAYEHQDLPFEKLVKALRLEPDASRNLLFQVGFDMQNFLGPEAASEAALSLLDAHNGTAKLDLSLSLYEYDQRLVGFFEYNTDLFEPETIARLAGHFQTLIAGIVDCPRARLSQLPLLAEAERQLVLVEWNATASTYPDTCLHVLFEQQAARTPDATALVYEGEQLSYRELNVRANRLAHRLRHLGVGAETLVGLCVERSPLIVIGMLAILKAGGAYVPLDPAYPAERLAFILADAQVSVLLTQAHLAPTLLPSTGTPVLFLEEFAAPGDAENLPTVTTADHLAYVIYTSGSTGRPKGVLTQHRSVVNHIESIRAKFALTPADRVLQFVSISFDHSAEEIYPTLASGATLVLRSEAMLQSAQSFWQKCRDWRLSVLNLPTAYWHELTNHLGSERHRFPPSLRLVVIGGEQALAERLRLWRSHLGLHPRVINSYGPTEATASATMHELSATARMDTASQGLPIGRPLPNAQAYILDSSGQPVPVGVAGELYLGGPGLARGYLGRAGLTAEKFVPHPYSEQPGARLYRSGDLARFGADGAIEFVGRTDGQAKIRGYRIEPGEVEAALSGHPDVCACAVLARADGPGADKRLVAYLVMEAGSPESELRAWLQERLPAYMLPALYVFLPELPLNANGKLDRRALPAPEAVRPEAGANFALARTPVERVLAQIWESVLGVGRVGLHDNFFELGGDSILSIQVVARAAQAGLQLNIKQLFIHRTIAELAAVATQAPAIQIKQEAVTGPLPLTPIQRWFFEQEFAEPQHWNMVLLLEAKQKLDPALLEAAVAQLLAHHDGLRLRFTPGVSGWEQRNEGVGPEAVFECIDLSTLPPAEQQPALQAAAALRQAGLNLAEGPLMRVVLFELGQDSARLLLVVHHLAIDGVSWRLLIEDLQTAYQRLSEHRPPALPPKTSSFQEWACHFEQYAQSPALQAELAYWSAPVRARIRPLPVDCIGANTEASARTLQVGLGVEETTALLRKVPGVYRTTINDVLLTALAQAVSEWTGQTALLFDLEGHGREEIFDDLILARTVGWFTALFPVVLALPGNADEAEALKTVKEQLRALPNQGLGYGLLRYSCHDERAAAQLRQLPQAEIRFNYLGQFDQTLPESSIFKLAHEPSGPIHHLQAQRCHLIEVDSLIIEGRLQMNWTYSANRHRPATLEALTQGFIRALRGLIAHCLSVGKGSYTPSDFPNTALSRIRLDALQATYPDLIDLYPLSPTQRGMLFHTLYAPEAGVYVGHLSLTLHTDLSIPVFKRAWQQLLERHPVLRTIFVWEDLDEPVQVVCQGVALPLEQYDWRDLDPLTQQERLEECLAAQRRRGFDLACPPLMRLLLIRLSDDVSRLIWSHHHLLIDGWSMNVIYKELSTLYEAALVGQSVHLGRTSSFRDHIDWLTKQDLAQAERFWRQTLAGFYRSTPLGVDSAAGDPQGQSYLNEQTSLSATATDGLVAFAQRHQLTLNTVVQGAWALLLRQYSNEEDIVFGTVVSGRAGGRAGVESLVGLLVNALPIRVQASGQATVLPWLKQLQNQQAELFEYEHSPLVQVQTWSEVPHGQPLFESLLAFENYPTHTISAEQAQPPLAAHDVQFIGYANYPLTVVAVPGPQLFLQLSYDRHRFDPPTITRMLGHLQILLAGIVAHPEARLSQLPLLSESERRQVLVEWNPAVPTAETACVHELFERHAELTPEAPALEWADTQRLSYGELNTRANRLAHRLQALGVGPGSLVGLFAERSAEAVIGMLAILKAGGAYVPLDPAYPAERLTYLLTDAQVPVLLAQEHLAPILPTSNARVLFFADADVQGPEDGENLSAEVSSAALACVMYTSGSTGNPKGVLVPHQAINRLVREPGYLHFHSEQVFLQFAPLCFDAATFEIWGPLLNGARLAIAPAGPLGSSELAALITTHAVDTLWLSAGLFRVMVDEQLPVLRSLSHLLAGGDAVSLAHAERLLSSAGRCQLINGYGPTENTTFSCCHPLELGRGTPIGRPIGGTEAYILDSNGQPVPVGVAGELYLGGIGLARGYLNRAGLTAEKFVPHPYSERPGARLYRSGDLARFRVDGVIEYLGRTDDQVKIRGHRVEPGEVESVLSGHAGVRSCAVIARTDGKQGEKYLVAYVVSRGEAFLESELRAWLHNRLPSYMLPSAYVFLAELPLNINGKLDRHALPAPDAARPEAGTDFVAPRTAAEQVMAGIWLEVLGIERVGIHDNFFELGGHSLRATQVVSRIRAAFQIELPLRDVFQTPTIAGLLDTLALQWGDRAVLEAVAQTFVEVQQLSEDEIKAMLSNQ, encoded by the coding sequence ATGACTACGAATATCGATCCGAACCGCCTCACGAGCGAACAAAAACGGCTGGCCCTGGCACAGCTACTGCGCGAGAAAGCAGCGGAGCCGAAGCAATCGGCCCTGTCCTCCAGCCAGCAGCGACTCTGGTTCTTGCAGCAACTGGACCCCGAGAGCGCCGCGTTCAACATACCGCTGATCATTTGCGTCAACGCCGAGGTCTGCCCCGAGCGGTTGAAGCGTGCTCTCAACGCCGTCCTGCAACGCCATCAGGTGCTGCGGTCGACTTTCGAGCTCGTCGGCGGACAACCTGTGCAGACGGTGGTACCTGCTCTCACGGTGGCGCTATCGACCACAGATCTGCGAAACCAACTGGAGGCCGACTGGAAAACCCAGGTGCAAAGGCTGGCCCAGGCCCAGGCCCAAAAACCCTTCGACCTCGCCTGCGCCCCGCTCCTGCGCGCCCACCTGCTGCGCCTGGGCGAAGTGCGCTACGTGTTGATCGTGATCGTCCACCACATCGTCTTCGACGGCTGGTCCACAGGAGTGCTCCTGCGCGAACTGGGCAAGGTCTACGACGCGGACGGCTACCCGCCGCCGACCGGGCGGCCGGTACAGTATTTCGACTTCGTACGCTGGCAGCACGAGCGCGTCCGGGGCGAGGCCCTCGAAACCCACCTGGCGTACTGGAAAGCGCGCCTGCAGGGGGCACCGTGCTCCCTGGCCCTACCGACCGATCGCCCGCGCCCGGCCATCCAGACTTTCCGGGGAGCCAGCCAGCCACTGGAATTGTCGCAGCCGGTGACAGTAGCGCTCAAGGCACTCGCCCAGCGCGCTGGGGCGACGCCCTTCATGGCGCTGATGGCGGCCTTCGGCGTATTGCTCCACCGCTACAGCGGCGAGACCGATTTGGTGATTGGCACCAATTTTGCCAACCGTGAAAACAGCGATTTCTGGGGGCTGATCGGTCCTTTTTCCAACACGATTCCAATCCGCATCGACCTGTCGGGCGACGTCAGTTTTAGCGAGTTGCTGGCGAATACGCGCGAGGTGAGCCTGGAAGCTTACGAGCACCAGGATCTGCCCTTCGAAAAGCTCGTCAAGGCTCTGCGGCTGGAACCGGACGCGAGCCGCAACCTGCTCTTCCAGGTCGGCTTTGACATGCAGAACTTCCTCGGACCGGAGGCAGCATCGGAGGCGGCCCTGTCGCTCCTGGATGCCCACAACGGCACAGCGAAACTCGATTTGAGTCTGTCGCTGTACGAGTACGACCAGCGGCTGGTCGGCTTCTTCGAATACAACACAGACCTCTTTGAACCGGAAACCATTGCCCGCCTGGCCGGTCACTTCCAGACGCTGATTGCCGGAATCGTCGATTGCCCACGGGCGCGGCTCTCGCAGTTGCCGCTCCTGGCCGAGGCTGAGCGGCAACTGGTGCTAGTCGAGTGGAACGCGACCGCCAGTACCTACCCGGATACCTGCCTGCACGTACTTTTTGAGCAACAGGCCGCGCGCACCCCCGACGCCACGGCGCTCGTTTACGAAGGCGAGCAATTGAGCTACCGGGAGCTGAACGTCCGGGCCAACCGGCTCGCCCACCGGCTGCGACACCTGGGCGTCGGGGCTGAGACGCTGGTCGGGCTGTGCGTGGAACGCTCGCCCCTGATCGTGATCGGCATGCTCGCGATCTTGAAGGCGGGCGGGGCTTACGTGCCCCTCGACCCGGCCTACCCCGCCGAGCGGCTGGCGTTTATCCTTGCGGACGCCCAGGTGTCGGTGCTGCTCACCCAGGCCCATCTGGCCCCAACTCTCCTGCCGTCTACCGGGACGCCGGTGCTCTTTCTAGAAGAATTTGCCGCGCCTGGGGACGCGGAGAATCTGCCCACGGTGACGACTGCCGACCATCTGGCCTACGTCATTTACACTTCTGGCTCGACGGGCAGGCCCAAGGGCGTGCTGACCCAGCACCGTTCGGTCGTCAACCACATCGAATCAATTCGGGCGAAATTTGCACTCACGCCCGCAGACCGGGTGCTACAGTTCGTGTCGATCAGCTTTGACCATAGCGCCGAGGAAATTTACCCCACCCTCGCCAGCGGCGCGACCCTGGTGTTGCGCTCAGAAGCGATGCTGCAATCGGCGCAAAGTTTCTGGCAGAAATGCCGCGACTGGCGGCTGAGCGTCTTGAACCTGCCGACGGCCTACTGGCACGAGCTAACCAACCACCTGGGCAGCGAGCGGCACCGCTTTCCGCCGTCGTTGCGCCTGGTGGTGATCGGCGGCGAACAGGCGCTCGCGGAGCGGCTGCGACTATGGCGGTCACACCTGGGCCTGCACCCACGCGTGATCAATAGCTACGGCCCGACCGAGGCAACGGCTTCGGCGACGATGCACGAATTGTCGGCCACCGCCCGCATGGACACGGCCTCCCAGGGCCTACCAATCGGCCGCCCGCTTCCCAACGCCCAGGCTTATATCCTGGACAGCAGCGGTCAGCCGGTGCCCGTCGGGGTAGCCGGGGAACTGTACCTGGGCGGTCCTGGGCTGGCGCGGGGTTACCTGGGTCGTGCGGGGCTGACGGCTGAGAAGTTTGTGCCGCACCCTTACAGTGAGCAACCGGGAGCACGGCTGTACCGCAGCGGCGACCTGGCGCGCTTCGGGGCGGACGGGGCAATCGAGTTCGTGGGCCGCACGGACGGCCAGGCAAAAATTCGCGGCTACCGGATCGAGCCTGGAGAAGTGGAAGCGGCACTGTCGGGGCATCCGGACGTGTGCGCCTGCGCCGTCCTCGCCCGCGCCGACGGACCGGGAGCCGACAAGCGGCTGGTCGCCTATCTGGTCATGGAAGCGGGTTCCCCGGAGAGCGAGTTGCGGGCCTGGTTGCAGGAGCGCTTACCGGCCTACATGCTGCCTGCTTTATACGTGTTCCTGCCGGAATTGCCCCTGAACGCGAACGGTAAACTCGACCGCCGCGCCCTGCCTGCCCCGGAAGCGGTACGCCCGGAAGCGGGAGCCAATTTCGCCTTGGCGCGTACCCCGGTGGAGCGGGTACTGGCCCAGATCTGGGAATCGGTCCTCGGGGTTGGCCGCGTCGGTCTCCACGACAACTTCTTCGAGTTGGGCGGCGATTCGATTTTGAGTATCCAGGTAGTAGCTCGGGCCGCCCAGGCGGGTCTCCAGCTCAACATCAAGCAACTATTCATCCACCGAACGATTGCCGAACTGGCAGCCGTGGCCACCCAGGCCCCGGCCATCCAGATTAAGCAGGAGGCTGTGACCGGGCCTTTGCCACTCACGCCCATCCAGCGCTGGTTCTTTGAACAGGAGTTTGCCGAGCCCCAGCACTGGAACATGGTCCTGTTGCTGGAGGCGAAGCAGAAGCTCGACCCGGCGTTGCTCGAAGCAGCCGTAGCACAACTACTCGCCCACCACGACGGGCTGCGCCTGCGCTTTACACCGGGCGTGTCCGGATGGGAACAGCGCAACGAAGGCGTCGGCCCAGAGGCGGTTTTCGAGTGTATCGATCTCTCTACGCTGCCGCCTGCCGAGCAACAACCGGCACTGCAAGCCGCCGCCGCCCTCCGGCAGGCCGGGCTGAATCTGGCGGAAGGTCCGCTTATGCGGGTCGTCCTCTTCGAACTGGGCCAGGACTCCGCTCGCCTGCTGCTTGTGGTGCATCACCTGGCGATCGATGGCGTCTCCTGGCGCCTCTTGATCGAAGATCTCCAGACGGCTTACCAGAGACTGAGCGAGCACCGCCCGCCCGCCCTGCCCCCCAAGACTTCCTCCTTTCAGGAGTGGGCCTGCCACTTCGAGCAGTACGCGCAGTCGCCTGCCCTGCAAGCGGAATTGGCCTACTGGTCTGCCCCGGTCCGCGCCCGGATCCGACCATTGCCCGTTGATTGCATCGGTGCCAACACAGAAGCTTCCGCCCGCACCCTGCAAGTCGGCCTCGGCGTCGAAGAAACGACTGCGCTGCTGCGCAAGGTGCCTGGAGTTTACCGCACCACGATCAACGACGTTTTATTGACCGCCCTGGCCCAGGCCGTCTCGGAGTGGACCGGGCAGACGGCCCTTTTGTTTGATCTAGAAGGGCACGGGCGCGAAGAAATCTTCGACGATCTGATCCTCGCGCGCACGGTCGGGTGGTTCACGGCGCTCTTCCCGGTCGTCCTCGCATTGCCGGGGAATGCCGATGAGGCAGAAGCGCTGAAGACAGTCAAAGAACAGCTGCGGGCGCTACCCAACCAGGGCCTGGGCTACGGTCTACTGCGCTACTCCTGCCATGACGAGCGCGCCGCCGCCCAACTGCGCCAGTTACCCCAGGCCGAAATTCGCTTCAACTACCTGGGCCAATTCGACCAGACCTTACCGGAGTCGTCGATCTTCAAGCTGGCCCACGAGCCGAGCGGGCCGATCCACCACCTCCAGGCACAGCGCTGCCACCTGATCGAAGTGGATAGCCTGATCATCGAAGGCCGATTGCAGATGAACTGGACCTACAGCGCCAACCGCCACCGACCGGCCACGCTGGAGGCACTCACCCAGGGCTTCATTCGGGCACTCAGGGGCCTGATTGCTCACTGCCTGTCGGTAGGCAAGGGGAGCTACACACCGTCCGACTTTCCGAACACCGCTTTGAGCCGCATTCGCCTCGATGCGCTCCAGGCAACTTACCCCGACCTGATTGACCTCTATCCGCTCTCGCCCACCCAGCGCGGGATGCTGTTCCATACTCTTTATGCCCCGGAGGCAGGCGTTTACGTCGGCCACTTGAGCCTGACTCTACACACCGACTTGAGCATTCCAGTCTTCAAGCGGGCCTGGCAACAGTTACTGGAGCGGCACCCCGTCCTGCGCACGATCTTTGTCTGGGAAGACCTCGACGAGCCGGTGCAGGTGGTTTGTCAGGGGGTCGCACTGCCCCTGGAGCAATACGACTGGCGGGATCTTGACCCCCTCACCCAGCAGGAGCGCCTGGAAGAGTGTCTGGCCGCCCAGCGGCGGCGCGGCTTCGACCTGGCCTGCCCGCCGCTGATGCGCCTGCTGTTAATTCGCCTGTCCGACGATGTTTCGCGGCTGATCTGGAGCCACCACCACCTGTTAATCGACGGCTGGAGTATGAACGTCATCTACAAAGAACTCAGCACCCTCTACGAAGCGGCGCTCGTGGGCCAGTCAGTCCACCTGGGTAGGACCAGCTCCTTCCGCGATCACATCGACTGGTTGACAAAGCAGGATCTGGCACAGGCCGAGCGCTTCTGGCGGCAGACGCTCGCCGGTTTCTACCGCTCCACGCCCCTGGGAGTGGATAGCGCGGCGGGTGACCCCCAGGGTCAGAGTTATCTCAACGAGCAAACAAGCCTTTCAGCCACGGCCACAGACGGCCTGGTCGCCTTCGCCCAGCGGCACCAGCTGACACTGAATACGGTGGTACAGGGAGCCTGGGCTTTGCTGCTGCGCCAGTACAGCAACGAAGAAGACATCGTCTTCGGCACGGTCGTATCGGGCCGTGCCGGGGGGCGGGCGGGCGTAGAATCGCTGGTCGGCCTGCTGGTCAACGCGCTGCCGATCCGCGTCCAGGCATCGGGCCAGGCAACGGTGCTGCCGTGGCTGAAGCAGCTCCAGAACCAGCAAGCCGAACTATTCGAGTACGAGCACAGCCCGCTGGTCCAGGTGCAGACCTGGAGTGAAGTACCCCACGGCCAGCCCCTATTTGAGAGTCTGCTCGCCTTCGAAAATTACCCGACCCACACCATTTCTGCTGAGCAAGCCCAGCCCCCCCTGGCGGCCCACGATGTGCAATTCATCGGTTACGCCAACTATCCACTGACTGTGGTCGCCGTACCCGGCCCGCAGCTGTTTTTACAACTGAGCTACGACCGCCACCGCTTCGACCCGCCGACCATCACCCGGATGCTGGGTCATCTCCAGATACTGCTGGCAGGCATCGTCGCCCACCCGGAAGCGCGTCTATCACAGCTACCACTGCTATCGGAGTCGGAACGCCGCCAGGTGCTTGTCGAGTGGAACCCGGCAGTACCCACAGCGGAAACGGCCTGTGTCCATGAACTATTCGAGCGCCATGCCGAACTGACTCCCGAAGCACCGGCCCTGGAGTGGGCAGACACTCAGCGCTTGAGCTATGGCGAACTGAACACCCGCGCCAACCGCCTCGCCCACCGCTTGCAGGCACTCGGCGTCGGACCGGGGTCGCTGGTCGGTCTTTTCGCCGAACGTTCAGCCGAGGCCGTCATTGGCATGCTGGCAATCTTGAAGGCGGGCGGGGCCTACGTGCCGCTCGACCCGGCCTACCCGGCTGAGCGGTTGACCTACTTGCTGACCGACGCTCAGGTGCCGGTGCTGCTCGCTCAAGAACACCTCGCTCCTATCCTGCCAACCTCCAATGCTCGTGTGCTCTTTTTTGCAGACGCAGATGTGCAAGGCCCTGAAGATGGCGAGAATCTATCCGCCGAAGTAAGTTCTGCCGCTCTTGCCTGTGTGATGTACACCTCAGGCTCCACCGGCAACCCGAAAGGCGTCCTCGTCCCGCACCAGGCCATCAACCGACTCGTCCGCGAACCCGGCTACCTGCACTTCCACTCAGAACAGGTCTTCCTCCAGTTCGCTCCCCTGTGCTTCGATGCCGCCACTTTCGAAATCTGGGGACCGCTGCTCAACGGTGCCCGCCTCGCCATCGCCCCGGCTGGACCCCTCGGCAGTAGCGAACTGGCCGCTCTGATTACTACCCACGCGGTCGATACGCTCTGGCTGAGTGCCGGTCTGTTTCGGGTGATGGTCGATGAACAACTGCCGGTGCTGAGGTCGCTGTCACACTTGCTTGCCGGTGGCGATGCGGTATCGCTCGCTCATGCGGAGCGTCTGCTGTCGAGTGCCGGTCGATGCCAGCTGATCAACGGCTACGGCCCGACTGAGAACACGACGTTCAGTTGTTGCCACCCGCTGGAGTTGGGTAGGGGTACTCCGATTGGTCGGCCGATTGGAGGCACCGAGGCGTACATTCTCGATAGCAACGGTCAGCCGGTGCCGGTCGGTGTAGCCGGGGAACTGTACCTGGGCGGCATCGGTCTGGCGCGGGGCTATCTGAATCGAGCGGGACTGACGGCTGAGAAGTTTGTGCCCCACCCTTACAGCGAGCGGCCAGGGGCACGGTTGTACCGCAGTGGTGACCTGGCACGATTCCGGGTGGACGGAGTGATTGAGTATTTGGGCCGGACGGACGACCAGGTGAAGATACGTGGTCACCGGGTCGAGCCTGGGGAGGTAGAGTCGGTGCTGTCGGGACACGCGGGAGTGCGCTCCTGTGCTGTGATTGCTCGCACCGACGGCAAACAAGGAGAAAAGTACCTTGTCGCTTATGTGGTATCGCGAGGGGAAGCCTTCCTGGAGAGCGAGTTGCGAGCCTGGTTGCACAACCGGTTGCCATCGTACATGTTGCCTTCGGCCTACGTGTTCCTGGCGGAATTGCCGCTGAATATAAACGGCAAACTCGACCGCCATGCCCTGCCTGCTCCCGATGCTGCCCGCCCGGAAGCCGGGACTGACTTTGTTGCCCCGCGCACCGCCGCCGAGCAGGTGATGGCCGGGATCTGGCTAGAGGTATTGGGTATCGAGCGGGTCGGCATCCACGACAATTTCTTCGAACTGGGCGGCCACTCCCTGCGCGCCACCCAGGTTGTCTCCCGCATCCGCGCTGCCTTTCAAATCGAACTGCCCCTGCGGGACGTGTTTCAGACGCCGACCATCGCGGGCCTGCTCGACACACTCGCCTTGCAGTGGGGCGATCGTGCGGTACTCGAAGCGGTTGCTCAGACCTTCGTAGAGGTCCAGCAACTTTCAGAGGACGAAATCAAGGCGATGCTTTCCAACCAGTAG
- a CDS encoding cyclic peptide export ABC transporter, with amino-acid sequence MKMLLFLLRFSKTTTAFAILAGVSSGLASATLVALINRELAGTGPATTASIVTFFAVTALVLVLNYSSRVLLLNLSTQAILEMRLYLCRQILSTSFQRLESLGSNRLLAALTEDVLTITTTLADFPLFCVNLAIFTCCLGYLLWLSPLLALALIAFVVLGTLTHEAIERRARTYLVSTRETWDVLIGGYQTLIHGSKELRLHRQRREFFFSGVLQPTALTMRKLAFTCQSIFALANSYGQALYFVLIGLILFAAPGFGRFDPQVLTGFTLIVIYMNAPLSYLVGTFPSFRRATIALEKLESLGLSLTPTICEEKATPATANGRTLELKKLRYTYRSEQEDHDFTLGPIDLQCKAGEITFVIGGNGSGKSSLVKLITGLYAPDAGEVRLDGRRIDNENRDDYRQHFSVVFSDFYLFESLVGLYNPDLDAQALHYLQKLQLASKVQIKDGVFSTTNLSQGQRKRLALLTAYLEDRPIYVFDEWAADQDPYFKEIFYLQLLPELKARGKMVLVISHDDLYYDVADKIIKLDSGKIIEQKYPAACKRT; translated from the coding sequence ATGAAGATGCTTTTGTTTTTGCTCCGCTTCTCGAAGACCACGACCGCCTTTGCCATTCTGGCCGGAGTGAGCAGCGGTCTGGCCAGTGCCACGCTCGTCGCGCTCATCAACCGGGAGTTGGCGGGTACCGGGCCGGCAACCACCGCCAGCATCGTCACCTTCTTTGCTGTCACCGCCCTCGTCCTCGTGCTCAACTACAGCTCGCGGGTGTTGCTCTTGAACCTCTCGACCCAGGCCATCCTCGAAATGCGCCTGTACCTGTGTCGGCAGATCCTCTCAACTTCCTTTCAGCGGCTTGAGAGCCTGGGCTCCAACCGGTTGCTGGCAGCGCTGACCGAGGACGTGCTCACGATCACGACGACCCTGGCGGATTTCCCGCTCTTTTGCGTCAATCTAGCGATTTTCACCTGCTGCCTGGGCTACTTGCTCTGGCTTTCACCGCTACTGGCCCTCGCATTGATCGCCTTCGTGGTCCTCGGCACGCTTACCCACGAAGCAATCGAGCGCCGCGCCCGGACTTACCTGGTCTCGACCCGCGAGACCTGGGACGTGCTGATCGGCGGCTACCAGACCCTGATTCACGGCAGCAAAGAACTGAGACTGCACCGGCAGCGGCGGGAATTTTTCTTCTCGGGCGTCCTGCAGCCGACCGCCCTCACCATGCGCAAACTGGCCTTCACCTGCCAGAGCATCTTCGCCCTCGCCAACAGCTACGGCCAGGCGCTCTACTTCGTGTTGATCGGCTTGATTTTGTTCGCCGCGCCCGGATTTGGCCGCTTCGACCCGCAGGTGCTGACCGGCTTCACGTTAATCGTGATCTACATGAACGCCCCCCTATCGTACCTGGTCGGCACTTTCCCTTCGTTTCGCCGAGCAACTATCGCCCTTGAAAAACTCGAATCCCTGGGCCTGTCGCTGACGCCCACGATTTGCGAGGAGAAGGCGACACCGGCCACTGCCAATGGCCGGACGCTCGAACTGAAAAAACTGCGCTACACCTACCGATCTGAGCAGGAGGACCACGACTTCACCCTCGGCCCGATCGACTTGCAGTGCAAGGCCGGGGAAATTACTTTTGTCATCGGCGGCAACGGCAGTGGCAAGAGCAGCCTCGTCAAGTTGATTACAGGCCTCTATGCTCCCGACGCAGGGGAAGTGCGCCTGGACGGACGCCGCATCGACAACGAAAACCGCGACGATTATCGCCAGCACTTCTCGGTCGTCTTCTCCGACTTTTATCTTTTCGAGAGCCTGGTCGGCCTGTACAACCCGGACCTCGACGCCCAGGCGCTGCATTACCTCCAGAAGTTGCAGCTTGCCAGCAAAGTCCAGATTAAAGACGGCGTCTTCTCGACGACGAATTTGTCCCAGGGCCAGCGCAAGCGGCTGGCGCTCCTGACGGCCTACCTCGAAGACCGGCCCATTTACGTCTTTGACGAGTGGGCCGCCGATCAAGACCCCTACTTCAAAGAGATTTTCTACTTGCAACTCCTGCCGGAATTGAAAGCCCGCGGAAAGATGGTCCTGGTGATCAGCCACGACGACCTCTACTACGACGTCGCCGACAAGATCATCAAGCTCGATAGCGGCAAGATCATCGAGCAAAAATATCCGGCGGCCTGCAAGAGAACTTGA
- a CDS encoding thioesterase II family protein, with protein sequence MIPTVTDPWVVLHRPNPRAKLRLFCFPYAGSGAAVFRTWPAGLPETLEVCAIQYPGRENRLDEPACCDLKALVASLAAALPPYLDRPFAFFGHSMGALVGFELARALRRSGPGPVHLFASAAGAPQTPELQPLNALSDDGFLKRLCSLNGIPKEVLQNEELMQLMLPVLRADFTLYETYFYRNAAPLSCPISVFGGLQDGKVGCERLEAWRGQTSERFCLQMFPGDHFFLRSAQPLLLESIAEALQPHLG encoded by the coding sequence ATGATACCTACCGTCACTGATCCCTGGGTCGTCCTGCACCGGCCGAACCCGAGGGCAAAACTGCGGCTTTTTTGTTTTCCTTACGCGGGTTCGGGAGCGGCGGTCTTCCGCACCTGGCCTGCCGGGTTGCCCGAAACGCTCGAAGTCTGCGCAATCCAGTACCCCGGCCGCGAGAACCGGCTCGACGAGCCCGCCTGCTGCGATCTAAAAGCGCTCGTCGCGTCGCTCGCCGCCGCCCTGCCGCCCTATCTCGACCGGCCCTTCGCCTTCTTCGGCCACAGCATGGGTGCACTCGTGGGTTTCGAGCTAGCCCGCGCCCTGCGCAGATCCGGGCCGGGGCCGGTGCATCTGTTCGCCTCGGCAGCCGGTGCCCCCCAGACTCCCGAACTACAGCCGCTGAACGCTCTATCCGACGACGGTTTTCTCAAAAGGCTCTGCTCGCTCAACGGCATCCCCAAAGAAGTGTTGCAAAACGAAGAATTGATGCAACTGATGTTGCCGGTTTTGCGGGCCGATTTCACGCTCTACGAGACCTATTTCTACCGCAACGCTGCCCCGCTCTCCTGTCCGATCTCGGTCTTCGGGGGTCTGCAAGACGGCAAAGTGGGCTGCGAACGTCTCGAAGCCTGGCGCGGCCAGACGAGCGAACGCTTCTGTCTACAGATGTTCCCCGGCGATCACTTCTTCTTGCGCTCCGCGCAGCCGCTGCTGCTCGAATCAATCGCAGAAGCGCTGCAGCCACACCTCGGTTGA